The DNA region TCTTGAATCAATATATCAAGATCAGGCCCGGTCCTGAGTTTTTATTTGCCCGGGGCGGAACTAAAAGAGGGGCCccataataatactataaactaaTAGTAACAATAACAACAGTAGTAATAAAACACTTCAATACATCCAAGACAATATTTATAGCatacaatttatattattaccTTAAAAGTTGCCCAGTAGCATGTATATACTCATgtatgtatttggattttggaggcCCCAACGTTTTGGGGGCCCGGGGCGGGGGCACTGCTCGACCCCCCCAGGGCCGGGCCTGATCAAGATTCAATCGTTTTCAAAAGGCCTTGTTTTACAAACTATTCCATGACAAATGAACTTccattttactaattaaatcaaaCGTAAATGAGAACAAATAGTGAAAAGTAcacaaaaatattattattattattattattattattattattataagtaTGCTGAATTGTCAGAAGGCAAAACACAGTTGACAATTTCtatatactcctataaatactaTGCAATTTTCCATGAAGTGGTTCAATAATGTCCTCAAAATGACGCTTTTAGTTTCATCTCCATTTATCAAAAAATCATTGGTGGGACATACCAACTTATAGTGCTACTTTGGTATGGATGAACTTTTTTTCTCAAACACAAGGGACGAAATAGGACTGCATGCAAGTTTTTGGGCACAAATTTGGTTAAGGTGGCTAATAAAAACGGCCTTCAACCACCCTAAAATCCAATACACACTTACTTTTGACACCAAGAAAGGatttagagcatctgcaatgcaatggtggacggacggcgtccgtccgtgccagcggcacggaagacGTCATCCGCAGCTgggctcgcgccgctggcacgacgctactcgatgcatcgaacacgtccgtgccagcgagcaggtaaCGTGTCGTGctgcgattgggcaacggctatgccgttgcatttgaatatttttatttttttcaaaaattcggtttttaattataaaaaccgattaaaaataaaaaataaaaataattcccAATCCCCCAAAAATGAccgttttttgcccgtttttctgtattttttttattttttccccaaaatcatatataaatacacacattcatcttttattttccacatcaaatcatctctcattcatatttttcatacaacttatctacaccttcatctctcactcaaaacctcaaatggatttcccCCATCttattgcggaagcggagcgcgaagaataagaatactacgaacagcatcgtgccgcttatgatgcatatgtcgcagcgaagacccccgcccctcctcctcaaccaactagatcaactcgccgctacatccatcgtgaccgggagggagcccacgaaaggctcgttgccgactattttgccgacccgcTGCGGTTTCCGGCGGATTACTTCaagcgccgttttcgcatgcaAAGCgcatgtttatgcgtattgtcaacatattgtccgcccgtgttgaattcttccaaacaggtacAAATGCAGCCGGCCGGTAAAGTATCACgtcgttgcagaagtgtacgtgtgacatccgacaactcgctgttgggcaaacggccgacctcttcgacgaatATTTGCATGTcagtgagtccactggaatcatTTGTCTTAGAAATTTTTGTGAGGACGTTCGTAcaactttcggtgatgaattccttcgggcacccaccaccgatgattgccaacggttgcttcgtcttcatgaatcagtccatggctttcccggaatgcttggcagcattgacttcatgcattggaggtggaagaattgcccgactgcttggagggggcaacacttaagcggccacaaaggcggcggcccaacacttatccttgaggcggtcgccgactaccgcctatggatttggcatgcatatttcagCGTTGTCGGacccaacaacgacttgaacgtgctctattcttcacccctcttcaatgatgtgttgaatggtgtagcaccggcgatcgacttcaccgtcaacggaaatacataccacatgggttactatctcgtctatggtatctacccaaggtggtcgacttttgtgaagacgctcagcaacccgcaagacccgagacgggttctttttgcgcagcgtcaagagtccgcgcggaaagacgtcgaaagagactttggggtccttcaagcccgattcaacattgtgaaagCCTCGGCTCGACTGTGGTACTTGaacaatatcgccgacatcatgtacacgtgtattatcttacacaacataattatagccgacgaaggaccgagggcggctagcttctgcGACGATGATGAAGCCGAAAGCTCAAgtgcgaggtctcccccacgtcgaggtgtgcatacgacggtgggtgagtggatcgaaacaaggcacacaatgcgcgatacccgaacccacgttgagctacaagaagaactaatcaaacacatgtgggcgaaattcggcaacgcgtagtgggtttttttaattttacgaatttaattatgtaatttttagtattttaattatgtaatttttattttttagaattttaattatgtcttttttattttatttgtaatttgtaatattatttcagtttttttaatgaattttaatgttatggaaatgtttttatttaaaatgaattgtgctcgtccttgcggaagagcacagctgtgggtgttgtgctcttgcctaagagctggcaggaatagtggcgcccagcccacaaccgtgctcattggcaagagcacggttgtgggtgctcttatgGCAAGTTCTATAGATCTATTCACATGTTCATTTACGCCCACTCAGGaagaaatacataaaatttgTGAACTTATGACAACAAAAGGGCTCAATTCCTAAGTTCTAACACAccttattttaattatcaagTCAAGTGTTCAACTCTTCAATCCAATTCCAACTATATCAAAACAAACAATCTATCCTTACCATCACAAGCCTATCAAATCATTCACCCAACACACATTTGTAATATATAAATCAACCATAACATAACAATAATTTTCTAAAACATTCAAGGACCAAGGTCCAAGCATGATCTCAGAAGTAAGACAAAGTAGGATATGAAATAGAGTTAAACTGAAAAATAAGTCAAATAACATGTTAGGCAACTACTGGTGAATAGAGGTGAGATGGTCCGCAGTGACAACATCTATTGCAGGGGTTCGTTCACTATCGATACGAACTAGCAGCCATCTTCTCAATAACTTTTGTGGCTTCTCCACAAgtcttcttcatcattgatCCACCCGCCGCGGCATCCAGCCATTGTTTTGTATCATAGTTGCATCCATAAAAAAATGCGGTAATTTTGTCGCTTTTATCAAGACCGTGAGTAGGGCACTTTCTCAGCATCCCGTTAAATCTCTCCCAAGCCTCGTAGAGTCTCTCGTCCTCCATTTGTCGGAACGTCCAAATATCCTTTCGCAACTTCGAGGCTTTAGCCCAAGGGTAGTACTTGTCGAGGAAGGTGCGCGCCATTTCGTCCCAAGTGGAAATGGTTCCACTTTCCAATGAGTAGAACCAATTCCTGGCCTCGTCTTTGAGAGAAAACGGAAAGAGCCTGAGCTTGATGGCATCACCGGGCACTCCTTCCATCTTTATGGTCCCACAGAGTCTGGAAAAATGAGCAAGGTGCACATGTGGCTCCTCGTCTCTCGAGAGGCCGGCGAATTGTTCGTGTTGGATCATCATTATCGCAGCCGGCTTCATCCCAAAATTGTTGGCATCTGTTATCGGACCACTCATGATTACCAATTGTTGGTGCATTTGTCCAATAAACTCGTCTTCATCAGCCATGTTTACTTCTACTTTGGTGGAAATCCTGTTCGATAATAGCGCTCAAAACACatgattattttattactccattttttGCAGTTTTTTTTTGGAGGCGGTTTATCAAAGATAAAGGAACTGCCTATGGATGGATGCgcagattaaaaaaaaaacagcaaAGCATTCAAGGCAACAAAAAGCATTCAGCAGATAACAACTAATTTGAGCCCtaatttcaatttcatattCGAGCGCTAATTCCTAAACACAAAAAAAGGTAGAAGCAAAGTGTAGCCTTGGTTTCGAATTTTGAGGCGAAAAAAAACGAGATATAGGTTCGCAAAAAAGTGAGCAAGAAAAACTGACCTCGACGGAGAGCTCATAGACCGGTCTTTACGCAGCGGAggaggaggacgacgacgacGGCTGCTGCTTTTTGTGTGACTCTATGTTAGGGCACTCAAAACCgatcatcaaattattttttttattaaaattagaaattttcTCCCTTACTCTATCATTTTTAACCAATCCTATACTATTCACGTGTTGAATTAGTTTTAAGTGTAACCCAAAACATACAGCTACTATAAATTTAGtgaaatttctaaattatgcaAATAAAATGTACAAAAGAAAATTCATGGTCGATTAAGAGTAGTTGTTCATGAACTCACTCTTCGGAAGCACGACAACTTTGATATGCCTGGATTCATATGAGCCGCTTTCGGGGGGTCGGATATTGAGCTAGAGCCGGCTTCGTCATCGACGAAATTAGTTAGCAAGTATATGTTCTTTTTCTTCATCAATGATCATATATGCATGTTATATGAGTTGTAattaattgagattttttagtcTAATTGAGAATTAAGATGCATTATTAGCCATACATTTTTATCTGAATTTatcacatggaaaatatttttagattaattaattataaaagggcagaatgataatttcatggtacattttattcaataaatacttttaaatttttaaaaaaaattatttttttatttttaaaattttttttgtcaactatatatacaattcatgtcaattacacatataatgtcaactacatatacaattcatgtcaactacacacgtataatgtcaactatgtctacaatccatgtcaaccaattcatgtcaactacatatacaattcatgtcaactatacatatataatgtcaactataagttgttgacatttgatgtgtaGGCTATTGCcgataatacccccgagttgacataatctacttgcagttgacatttcgaaaatattgtggatgagtggctgaaaatgcatctcaattctcaattaagctaaaaaaatctcaatctaACATGACTCTATGCatttcaattctcaattaaattaaactaaaaaatctcaatctaATAGGACCCCATGCATCTCAATTCgcaattaaactaaaaaatctcaacctaacatgACCATAGGCATCTTACTATATATGAACCGTACTtatgattaaatatttattctttataaCTTGAATACTTACACATCTATTGTCACATTTTCAGAAAAAGCTCATCCACCTGGTAAAATAAAGAGTATTGCAACAAATTTATCAACGAAATAAAAGGAAAGCTGCCAACGTCAAAATAAATGGTATacaaaaattttataatatattttcaaattataaatgAGGTATACTACTATTGGGCCCTCTTATAATGCTTATATCATCATAATTCAAAACTAAGACTAAATTTACATCCTTAGATTTTGAAATGAGTGAATAAGATTAAAGCTcataaatttcaataaatagtagacaaaatatcaacaaaatggtaatatcgtcattatgttatcatatgataatttttgtgagtgcttttttatatcaacatagtgtattacaaatatcagcAATATGaagtacaagaaaatatcaacacagttttattgatattttaccgacattatattgagattttgcatacaccttgagattttttttgtatttattgataaaatatgcTTATCAACATGTaggaaaattgaaatataatttatcaaatttcatcaccctaacatcgtcggaacatatgcaattgagatctcgttggataccttataaaattatctttaatttgatatatttttgcaaaaaataatttaaatcgagagagttacgtaaatttaaagttttaagatgatttttataagagagaattgacattaataccctttaagtttatttaataatttttttaattaaaatataatccatgtgacattatttcaaccactgGATCTCTTACCGTAATGACTAAGATTTGGTCTTAATTTGTGATGGCTAATTTGTTAGCCATTGATCATACCCTACTACTATTTCATCATTTTTTCTCACTGGAAGAAGTGCTTGCtaactaaaattataaaattatttcatcattttttcTCACTGTAAGAAGTGCTTGCtaactaaaattataaaattacaaaaCGTTTACAATGTAGAAATCAAATCCGACAGAAGAACAACTTTGAATTAGATTTCAATTTGACTTCCATGCTTCGACAAATTTCAATTTCAGTTTGGATAAATTTATGAACATATTTATTCTTTTCTTCTGAATGCAGAGGCAATTCCATCcagataattataattataaatttataatcatGATTGTGCAAAATACGTTAACTCACGATGTTTATATAGTACAGTAAATCTTGTGCAAATCTATATTGATATTCTTATGaggtatatttatatttatctaTATCGTAGATATATCTCA from Salvia splendens isolate huo1 chromosome 9, SspV2, whole genome shotgun sequence includes:
- the LOC121747030 gene encoding uncharacterized protein LOC121747030 isoform X2 — its product is MKPAAIMMIQHEQFAGLSRDEEPHVHLAHFSRLCGTIKMEGVPGDAIKLRLFPFSLKDEARNWFYSLESGTISTWDEMARTFLDKYYPWAKASKLRKDIWTFRQMEDERLYEAWERFNGMLRKCPTHGLDKSDKITAFFYGCNYDTKQWLDAAAGGSMMKKTCGEATKVIEKMAASSYR
- the LOC121747030 gene encoding uncharacterized protein LOC121747030 isoform X1, with amino-acid sequence MSSPSRISTKVEVNMADEDEFIGQMHQQLVIMSGPITDANNFGMKPAAIMMIQHEQFAGLSRDEEPHVHLAHFSRLCGTIKMEGVPGDAIKLRLFPFSLKDEARNWFYSLESGTISTWDEMARTFLDKYYPWAKASKLRKDIWTFRQMEDERLYEAWERFNGMLRKCPTHGLDKSDKITAFFYGCNYDTKQWLDAAAGGSMMKKTCGEATKVIEKMAASSYR